A window of the Arachis duranensis cultivar V14167 chromosome 5, aradu.V14167.gnm2.J7QH, whole genome shotgun sequence genome harbors these coding sequences:
- the LOC107488578 gene encoding probable ATP-dependent DNA helicase CHR12 isoform X2 translates to MVRCDISSEYWLNVMCAYPERQLFDWGMMRLHRPMYGVGDPFAMDADDKLRKKRDAERLSRLEEQAKNHLETRKRRFFTEILNTVREFQLQIQASLKRRKQRNDGVQAWHGRQRQRATRAEKLRFQALKADDQEAYMRMVKESKNERLTVLLEETNKLLVNLGAAVQRQKDSKQSDGIEPLEDSEADFPESDASKNGISKESPLEEDADLIDSDQNGESSDLLEGQRQYNSAIHSIQEKVTEQPSILQGGELRPYQLEGLQWMLSLFNNNLNGILADEMGLGKTIQTISLVAYLMEHKGVTGPHLIVAPKAVLPNWMSEFSTWAPSVITILYDGRMDERKAMKEELSGDGKFNVLLTHYDLIMRDKAFLKKIHWNYLIVDEGHRLKNHECALARTLDSGYHIQRRLLLTGTPIQNSLQELWSLLNFLLPSIFNSVQNFEDWFNAPFADRVDVSLTDEEQLLIIRRLHQVIRPFILRRKKDEVEKYLPGKSQVILKCDMSAWQKVYYQQVTDVGRVGLDNGSGKSRSLQNLTMQLRKCCNHPYLFVGDYHMYNRKEEIVRASGKFELLDRLLPKLRRAGHRVLLFSQMTRLMDILEIYLRLHDFKFLRLDGSTKTEERGSLLRKFNAPDSPYFMFLLSTRAGGLGLNLQSADTVIIFDSDWNPQMDQQAEDRAHRIGQKKEVRVFVLVSVGSIEEVILERAKQKMGIDAKVIQAGLFNTTSTAQDRREMLEEIMRRGTSSLGTDVPSEREINRLAARSDEEFWLFQKMDEERRQRENYRSRLMEEHEVPDWVYSALNKDDQAKAFDVGSVTGKRKRKEVVYADTLSDLQWMRAMENGQDVSKLSAKGKKRGILLSDNHAQASNKTVADERLLEQRSGSVLKMKIERSSADDFIVTPASKRLKTEEPSSQKHGSESGVDENTFSWNIHRKKRTSYPGQGSSSDTRDQNANDRANRN, encoded by the exons ATGGTTCGATGTGATATCAGCTCTGAATACTGGCTCAATGTTATGTGTGCATATCCTGAGAGGCAGTTGTTTGATTGGGGCATGATGCGGTTGCATCGTCCAATGTATGGTGTTGGAGATCCATTTGCCATGGATGCTGATGATAAATTAAGAAAGAAACGTGATGCTGAG AGACTATCAAGATTAGAAGAGCAGGCCAAAAATCATTTAGAGACCAGAAAAAGAAGATTTTTCACAGAAATACTGAATACTGTACGTGAGTTCCAATTGCAAATTCAAGCTTCTTTGAAGCGGAGAAAACAGAGGAATGATGGTGTCCAG GCATGGCATGGAAGGCAAAGGCAACGTGCAACACGGGCGGAGAAATTGAGATTCCAAGCCTTAAAAGCTGATGATCAAGAAGCTTACATGAGAATGGTGAAAGAGAGTAAAAATGAAAGATTGACTGTACTTCttgaagaaacaaataaactacTTGTAAATTTGGGGGCAGCTGTTCAACGTCAAAAGGACTCAAAACAATCAGATGGTATTGAACCCTTGGAAGATTCAGAAGCTGACTTCCCAGAGTCAGATGCTTCAAAAAATGGAATTTCTAAGGAATCACCACTTGAGGAAGATGCAGATTTGATAGATTCTGATCAAAATGGTGAGTCTAGTGATTTACTTGAAGGGCAGCGGCAATACAATTCGGCCATACATTCAATTCAAGAAAAG GTGACGGAGCAACCATCTATACTTCAAGGTGGAGAGTTAAGGCCATACCAGCTAGAAGGGCTCCAGTGGatgctttctttgtttaatAACAACTTAAATGGAATTTTGGCTGATGAAATGGGGCTTGGGAAAACAATACAAACCATTTCATTGGTAGCATATCTTATGGAGCACAAGGGTGTGACTGGTCCTCACTTGATTGTGGCCCCAAAGGCTGTTCTGCCTAATTGGATGAGTGAATTCTCAACATGGGCTCCTAG CGTTATAACTATTCTTTATGATGGACGAATGGATGAGAGGAAAGCAATGAAGGAAGAATTGTCTGGAGATGGGAAATTTAATGTTCTGCTAACACATTATGATCTTATAATGAGAGATAAAGCCTTTCTTAAGAAAATCCACTGGAACTACTTGATTGTGGATGAAGGGCATCGGTTGAAGAATCATGAGTGTGCTCTTGCAAGAACCCTAGACTCTGG CTACCACATCCAACGTAGACTTTTGTTGACTGGTACCCCAATTCAAAACAGTTTGCAGGAATTATGGTCCCTGCTAAATTTtctccttccaagcattttcaATTCAGTTCAGAATTTCGAGGACTGGTTTAATGCTCCCTTTGCAGACCGAGTTGATGTGTCTCTAACAGATGAAGAACAGTTATTGATCATTAGGCGTCTACATCAA GTAATAAGGCCCTTTATATTAAGAAGGAAAAAGGATGAGGTGGAAAAATATCTTCCTGGAAAATCTCAGGTCATACTCAAATGTGACATGTCAGCTTGGCAGAAAGTATATTATCAACAAGTAACAGATGTAGGAAGAGTTGGCTTAGACAATG gTTCTGGAAAATCAAGAAGTCTACAGAACTTGACGATGCAACTCAGAAAGTGCTGTAACCATCCCTACCTCTTTGTGGGAGACTATCATATGTACAACCGGAAGGAGGAAATTGTCAGAGCATCAGGGAAGTTTGAACTTCTTGATCGTTTGCTCCCAAAACTTCGCAGAGCTGGTCACAGAGTCTTACTGTTTTCACAGATGACTCGTCTCATGGACATTCTTGAAATTTATCTGCGACTTCATGATTTTAAGTTTCTTAGACTTGATGGCTCAACAAAAACTGAGGAAAGAGGTTCTCTATTACGGAAATTTAACGCTCCTGACTCTCCATACTTTATGTTTCTCTTGAGCACCCGTGCTGGAGGTCTTGGTTTGAACCTACAATCAGCAGATACTGTTATAATATTTGATAGTGATTGGAACCCTCAAATGGATCAACAAGCTGAGGACCGAGCCCATCGCATTGGACAAAAAAAGGAAGTCAGAGTATTTGTGTTAGTTAGTGTGGGATCAATTGAAGAGGTGATTTTAGAGCGTGCAAAACAAAAGATGGGCATTGATGCCAAAGTTATCCAAGCAGGACTTTTCAATACAACTTCAACAG CTCAGGACAGAAGAGAAATGTTAGAGGAGATTATGCGAAGAGGTACAAGCTCACTTGGGACCGATGTACCGAGTGAGAGAGAAATTAACCGCCTTGCAGCCCGATCCGATGAGGAATTTTGGCTGTTTCAGAAAATGGATGAAGAGAGGAGACAAAGGGAGAATTATAGATCTCGTCTCATGGAAGAGCATGAAGTTCCAGATTGGGTATACTCTGCTCTAAATAAGGATGATCAGGCCAAAGCTTTTGATGTTGGTAGTGTTACCGGAAAgcggaaaagaaaagaagtcgTGTATGCAGACACATTAAGTGATCTGCAGTGGATGAGGGCTATGGAGAATGGACAAGATGTATCTAAGCTTTCAGCTAAAGGGAAGAAAAGAGGCATCCTCCTTTCTGACAACCATGCACAAGCCAGCAATAAAACAGTGGCCGATGAAAGGTTGTTAGAGCAAAGGAGTGGAAGTGTCCTCAAGATGAAGATTGAAAGATCAAGTGCAGATGATTTCATTGTGACTCCTGCTTCTAAGCGGCTGAAAACTGAAGAACCAAGTTCTCAGAAACATGGAAGTGAGAGTGGTGTGGACGAGAATACGTTTTCCTGGAATATTCAcaggaagaagagaacaagctATCCCGGCCAGGGTTCATCATCTGATACCAGAGACCAGAATGCCAATGACAGAGCAAATAGGAACTGA
- the LOC107488578 gene encoding probable ATP-dependent DNA helicase CHR12 isoform X1 codes for MAELQKQQPSSKEAHSTKALVGALNILSHNLPLPPDLFNTVSSISLNSSAEDGLLADLDDALSKQRSNCASGFKLCRARESRYQSLTQHRLTQLEGLPSSRGGDDLQTRSLLEYYGLKLAELQRMVRCDISSEYWLNVMCAYPERQLFDWGMMRLHRPMYGVGDPFAMDADDKLRKKRDAERLSRLEEQAKNHLETRKRRFFTEILNTVREFQLQIQASLKRRKQRNDGVQAWHGRQRQRATRAEKLRFQALKADDQEAYMRMVKESKNERLTVLLEETNKLLVNLGAAVQRQKDSKQSDGIEPLEDSEADFPESDASKNGISKESPLEEDADLIDSDQNGESSDLLEGQRQYNSAIHSIQEKVTEQPSILQGGELRPYQLEGLQWMLSLFNNNLNGILADEMGLGKTIQTISLVAYLMEHKGVTGPHLIVAPKAVLPNWMSEFSTWAPSVITILYDGRMDERKAMKEELSGDGKFNVLLTHYDLIMRDKAFLKKIHWNYLIVDEGHRLKNHECALARTLDSGYHIQRRLLLTGTPIQNSLQELWSLLNFLLPSIFNSVQNFEDWFNAPFADRVDVSLTDEEQLLIIRRLHQVIRPFILRRKKDEVEKYLPGKSQVILKCDMSAWQKVYYQQVTDVGRVGLDNGSGKSRSLQNLTMQLRKCCNHPYLFVGDYHMYNRKEEIVRASGKFELLDRLLPKLRRAGHRVLLFSQMTRLMDILEIYLRLHDFKFLRLDGSTKTEERGSLLRKFNAPDSPYFMFLLSTRAGGLGLNLQSADTVIIFDSDWNPQMDQQAEDRAHRIGQKKEVRVFVLVSVGSIEEVILERAKQKMGIDAKVIQAGLFNTTSTAQDRREMLEEIMRRGTSSLGTDVPSEREINRLAARSDEEFWLFQKMDEERRQRENYRSRLMEEHEVPDWVYSALNKDDQAKAFDVGSVTGKRKRKEVVYADTLSDLQWMRAMENGQDVSKLSAKGKKRGILLSDNHAQASNKTVADERLLEQRSGSVLKMKIERSSADDFIVTPASKRLKTEEPSSQKHGSESGVDENTFSWNIHRKKRTSYPGQGSSSDTRDQNANDRANRN; via the exons ATGGCTGAGCTGCAGAAGCAACAGCCTTCCTCAAAGGAAGCTCACAGCACGAAGGCTCTCGTCGGCGCACTCAACATCCTCTCCCACAACCTCCCTCTCCCTCCCGATCTCTTCAACACCGTTTCTTCCATCTCTCTCAACTCCTCC GCTGAAGATGGTTTGCTGGCGGATCTCGATGATGCGCTTTCGAAGCAGCGATCCAACTGTGCTTCGGGTTTCAAATTGTGCAGAGCTAGAGAAAGCCGTTATCAAAGCCTCACTCAGCATCGCTTAACTCAGCTTGAAG GATTGCCTTCAAGCAGGGGAGGAGACGACCTACAGACAAGATCCCTACTTGAATATTACGGATTGAAG CTAGCAGAGTTGCAGAGGATGGTTCGATGTGATATCAGCTCTGAATACTGGCTCAATGTTATGTGTGCATATCCTGAGAGGCAGTTGTTTGATTGGGGCATGATGCGGTTGCATCGTCCAATGTATGGTGTTGGAGATCCATTTGCCATGGATGCTGATGATAAATTAAGAAAGAAACGTGATGCTGAG AGACTATCAAGATTAGAAGAGCAGGCCAAAAATCATTTAGAGACCAGAAAAAGAAGATTTTTCACAGAAATACTGAATACTGTACGTGAGTTCCAATTGCAAATTCAAGCTTCTTTGAAGCGGAGAAAACAGAGGAATGATGGTGTCCAG GCATGGCATGGAAGGCAAAGGCAACGTGCAACACGGGCGGAGAAATTGAGATTCCAAGCCTTAAAAGCTGATGATCAAGAAGCTTACATGAGAATGGTGAAAGAGAGTAAAAATGAAAGATTGACTGTACTTCttgaagaaacaaataaactacTTGTAAATTTGGGGGCAGCTGTTCAACGTCAAAAGGACTCAAAACAATCAGATGGTATTGAACCCTTGGAAGATTCAGAAGCTGACTTCCCAGAGTCAGATGCTTCAAAAAATGGAATTTCTAAGGAATCACCACTTGAGGAAGATGCAGATTTGATAGATTCTGATCAAAATGGTGAGTCTAGTGATTTACTTGAAGGGCAGCGGCAATACAATTCGGCCATACATTCAATTCAAGAAAAG GTGACGGAGCAACCATCTATACTTCAAGGTGGAGAGTTAAGGCCATACCAGCTAGAAGGGCTCCAGTGGatgctttctttgtttaatAACAACTTAAATGGAATTTTGGCTGATGAAATGGGGCTTGGGAAAACAATACAAACCATTTCATTGGTAGCATATCTTATGGAGCACAAGGGTGTGACTGGTCCTCACTTGATTGTGGCCCCAAAGGCTGTTCTGCCTAATTGGATGAGTGAATTCTCAACATGGGCTCCTAG CGTTATAACTATTCTTTATGATGGACGAATGGATGAGAGGAAAGCAATGAAGGAAGAATTGTCTGGAGATGGGAAATTTAATGTTCTGCTAACACATTATGATCTTATAATGAGAGATAAAGCCTTTCTTAAGAAAATCCACTGGAACTACTTGATTGTGGATGAAGGGCATCGGTTGAAGAATCATGAGTGTGCTCTTGCAAGAACCCTAGACTCTGG CTACCACATCCAACGTAGACTTTTGTTGACTGGTACCCCAATTCAAAACAGTTTGCAGGAATTATGGTCCCTGCTAAATTTtctccttccaagcattttcaATTCAGTTCAGAATTTCGAGGACTGGTTTAATGCTCCCTTTGCAGACCGAGTTGATGTGTCTCTAACAGATGAAGAACAGTTATTGATCATTAGGCGTCTACATCAA GTAATAAGGCCCTTTATATTAAGAAGGAAAAAGGATGAGGTGGAAAAATATCTTCCTGGAAAATCTCAGGTCATACTCAAATGTGACATGTCAGCTTGGCAGAAAGTATATTATCAACAAGTAACAGATGTAGGAAGAGTTGGCTTAGACAATG gTTCTGGAAAATCAAGAAGTCTACAGAACTTGACGATGCAACTCAGAAAGTGCTGTAACCATCCCTACCTCTTTGTGGGAGACTATCATATGTACAACCGGAAGGAGGAAATTGTCAGAGCATCAGGGAAGTTTGAACTTCTTGATCGTTTGCTCCCAAAACTTCGCAGAGCTGGTCACAGAGTCTTACTGTTTTCACAGATGACTCGTCTCATGGACATTCTTGAAATTTATCTGCGACTTCATGATTTTAAGTTTCTTAGACTTGATGGCTCAACAAAAACTGAGGAAAGAGGTTCTCTATTACGGAAATTTAACGCTCCTGACTCTCCATACTTTATGTTTCTCTTGAGCACCCGTGCTGGAGGTCTTGGTTTGAACCTACAATCAGCAGATACTGTTATAATATTTGATAGTGATTGGAACCCTCAAATGGATCAACAAGCTGAGGACCGAGCCCATCGCATTGGACAAAAAAAGGAAGTCAGAGTATTTGTGTTAGTTAGTGTGGGATCAATTGAAGAGGTGATTTTAGAGCGTGCAAAACAAAAGATGGGCATTGATGCCAAAGTTATCCAAGCAGGACTTTTCAATACAACTTCAACAG CTCAGGACAGAAGAGAAATGTTAGAGGAGATTATGCGAAGAGGTACAAGCTCACTTGGGACCGATGTACCGAGTGAGAGAGAAATTAACCGCCTTGCAGCCCGATCCGATGAGGAATTTTGGCTGTTTCAGAAAATGGATGAAGAGAGGAGACAAAGGGAGAATTATAGATCTCGTCTCATGGAAGAGCATGAAGTTCCAGATTGGGTATACTCTGCTCTAAATAAGGATGATCAGGCCAAAGCTTTTGATGTTGGTAGTGTTACCGGAAAgcggaaaagaaaagaagtcgTGTATGCAGACACATTAAGTGATCTGCAGTGGATGAGGGCTATGGAGAATGGACAAGATGTATCTAAGCTTTCAGCTAAAGGGAAGAAAAGAGGCATCCTCCTTTCTGACAACCATGCACAAGCCAGCAATAAAACAGTGGCCGATGAAAGGTTGTTAGAGCAAAGGAGTGGAAGTGTCCTCAAGATGAAGATTGAAAGATCAAGTGCAGATGATTTCATTGTGACTCCTGCTTCTAAGCGGCTGAAAACTGAAGAACCAAGTTCTCAGAAACATGGAAGTGAGAGTGGTGTGGACGAGAATACGTTTTCCTGGAATATTCAcaggaagaagagaacaagctATCCCGGCCAGGGTTCATCATCTGATACCAGAGACCAGAATGCCAATGACAGAGCAAATAGGAACTGA